One part of the Arabidopsis thaliana chromosome 1 sequence genome encodes these proteins:
- the PARVUS gene encoding Nucleotide-diphospho-sugar transferases superfamily protein (PARVUS (PARVUS); CONTAINS InterPro DOMAIN/s: Glycosyl transferase, family 8 (InterPro:IPR002495); BEST Arabidopsis thaliana protein match is: galacturonosyltransferase-like 2 (TAIR:AT3G50760.1); Has 1825 Blast hits to 1814 proteins in 439 species: Archae - 2; Bacteria - 918; Metazoa - 149; Fungi - 0; Plants - 715; Viruses - 0; Other Eukaryotes - 41 (source: NCBI BLink).) has translation MSQHLLLLILLSLLLLHKPISATTIIQKFKEAPQFYNSADCPLIDDSESDDDVVAKPIFCSRRAVHVAMTLDAAYIRGSVAAVLSVLQHSSCPENIVFHFVASASADASSLRATISSSFPYLDFTVYVFNVSSVSRLISSSIRSALDCPLNYARSYLADLLPPCVRRVVYLDSDLILVDDIAKLAATDLGRDSVLAAPEYCNANFTSYFTSTFWSNPTLSLTFADRKACYFNTGVMVIDLSRWREGAYTSRIEEWMAMQKRMRIYELGSLPPFLLVFAGLIKPVNHRWNQHGLGGDNFRGLCRDLHPGPVSLLHWSGKGKPWARLDAGRPCPLDALWAPYDLLQTPFALDS, from the coding sequence atgtcccaacatcttcttcttctcattctcctctcgctacttcttcttcataaacCCATTTCCGCCACTacaattattcaaaaattcaaagaagcCCCACAGTTTTACAATTCTGCAGATTGCCCCTTAATCGATGACTCCGAGTCCGACGATGACGTGGTCGCCAAACCAATCTTCTGCTCACGTCGAGCTGTCCACGTGGCGATGACACTCGACGCCGCCTACATTCGTGGCTCAGTCGCCGCTGTTCTCTCCGTCCTCCAACACTCTTCTTGTCCTGAAAACATTGTTTTCCACTTCGTCGCCTCTGCTTCCGCCGACGCTTCTTCCTTACGAGCCACCATATCCTCCTCTTTCCCTTACCTTGATTTCACCGTCTACGTCTTCAACGTCTCCTCCGTCTCTCGCCTTATCTCCTCCTCTATCCGCTCCGCACTAGACTGTCCTTTAAACTACGCAAGAAGCTACCTCGCCGATCTCCTCCCTCCCTGCGTCCGCCGCGTCGTCTACCTAGACTCCGATCTGATCCTCGTCGACGACATAGCAAAACTCGCCGCCACAGATCTCGGCCGTGATTCAGTCCTCGCCGCGCCGGAATACTGCAACGCCAATTTCACTTCATACTTCACATCAACCTTCTGGTCTAATCCGACTCTCTCTTTAACCTTCGCCGATCGGAAAGCATGCTACTTCAACACTGGAGTCATGGTGATCGATCTTTCCCGGTGGCGCGAAGGCGCGTACACGTCACGCATCGAAGAGTGGATGGCGATGcaaaagagaatgagaatttACGAGCTTGGTTCGTTACCACcgtttttattggtttttgcCGGTTTGATTAAACCGGTTAATCATCGGTGGAACCAACACGGTTTAGGAGGTGATAATTTCAGAGGACTGTGTAGAGATCTCCATCCTGGTCCGGTGAGTCTGTTGCATTGGAGTGGGAAAGGTAAGCCATGGGCTAGGCTTGATGCTGGTCGGCCTTGTCCTTTAGACGCGCTTTGGGCTCCGTATGATCTTCTTCAAACGCCGTTCGCGTTGGATTCTTGA